A DNA window from Vagococcus penaei contains the following coding sequences:
- a CDS encoding PTS mannose/fructose/sorbose/N-acetylgalactosamine transporter subunit IIC codes for MEILWWQILLITFYAGYQIIDELTIYSGAGSPVFAGLITGIIMGDMKAGLIIGGSMQLAILGVGTFGGASRIDANSGTILATVFSVGLGMNPEQAIAAIAVPVASLMIQMDILGRFANTFFAHRIDTHIENMEYKKIERNYLMGILSWSLSRALPVFLAISFGGEVVNTVVNYLNTDLKWLGDGLSTAGAVLPAVGFAILLRYLPVKKHIAYLILGFVITALLSTVFVNIQAIGGVVGTLSKDFAQPLNNLSMLAIALIGFGLAYLQYKRTIDNSAKTGVPVNNVTNNVAIDVVEGEIEDDEL; via the coding sequence ATGGAAATCCTATGGTGGCAAATATTATTAATTACATTTTATGCAGGGTATCAAATTATTGACGAGTTAACAATTTATTCAGGAGCTGGCTCACCAGTTTTTGCAGGTTTAATTACAGGTATTATTATGGGTGATATGAAAGCTGGATTAATTATCGGTGGTAGTATGCAGTTAGCTATTTTAGGTGTAGGAACATTTGGTGGTGCTTCAAGAATCGATGCGAACTCGGGAACTATTTTAGCAACTGTTTTCTCAGTCGGTTTGGGTATGAATCCTGAACAAGCTATTGCTGCTATTGCGGTACCAGTAGCGAGTTTAATGATTCAAATGGATATCTTAGGTCGCTTTGCCAATACTTTCTTCGCTCATCGTATTGACACACACATTGAAAATATGGAATACAAAAAAATTGAACGCAATTATTTAATGGGTATCTTATCTTGGAGTCTTTCACGTGCATTACCAGTTTTCTTAGCAATTAGTTTCGGTGGTGAAGTGGTTAATACTGTTGTAAATTATTTAAATACCGATTTAAAATGGTTAGGTGATGGATTGTCAACTGCAGGGGCAGTTTTACCAGCTGTCGGATTTGCTATTTTATTACGCTACTTACCAGTTAAAAAACACATTGCTTACTTAATTCTAGGTTTCGTTATTACAGCATTATTATCCACTGTCTTTGTCAATATTCAAGCAATCGGTGGTGTCGTTGGTACTTTGTCAAAAGATTTCGCACAACCTTTAAACAACTTATCTATGTTAGCAATCGCATTAATCGGTTTTGGTCTTGCTTATCTACAATATAAACGAACTATCGATAACAGTGCCAAAACAGGTGTTCCAGTTAATAACGTTACAAATAATGTCGCAATTGATGTAGTGGAAGGAGAAATCGAAGATGACGAACTCTAA
- a CDS encoding helix-turn-helix domain-containing protein — MLAIKKKDGFKDERHIIIPDSFAEQLLDHPLSHGTQIKEMGYYPKVKYHYRERYDNLTDFILIYCVDGEGVVSLNQEKTYQLKHGDIFCIPKHTQHYYYSSENNPWSILWIHFDTQRPNEFNLEKQLLTQISSPEKSHLIQEDFIRLFNLSEKCNDFETNLCVVSLLNSLLTQIVYLKNELQQDKQNIYLTHSIKYLTDNLHRTLTLQEMANHLNISQSYLSTIYKKYLKKSPIEYFNEIKIEQACKYLKMSDLKIYEIANQLGFSDPYYFSRAFKKVTQLSPREYRQKYKGSV, encoded by the coding sequence ATGTTAGCAATTAAAAAGAAAGATGGCTTTAAAGATGAACGCCATATCATTATTCCAGATAGTTTCGCTGAACAATTATTAGACCATCCATTATCTCACGGTACACAAATTAAAGAGATGGGTTACTATCCAAAAGTAAAATACCACTATCGTGAGCGCTATGACAATTTAACAGATTTCATTCTGATTTATTGTGTTGATGGTGAAGGAGTTGTTTCTTTAAATCAAGAAAAAACCTATCAATTAAAGCATGGCGATATTTTTTGTATCCCTAAACACACACAACATTACTATTATAGCTCTGAAAATAATCCTTGGTCGATTTTATGGATACATTTCGATACACAAAGACCTAATGAGTTTAATTTAGAAAAACAACTTTTAACACAAATATCTTCTCCCGAGAAAAGTCATTTAATTCAAGAGGACTTCATTCGTCTATTTAATTTATCAGAAAAATGCAATGATTTTGAAACTAATCTATGTGTAGTTAGTTTGCTAAATTCTTTATTAACTCAGATTGTCTATTTAAAGAATGAATTGCAACAGGATAAACAAAATATTTATTTAACGCATAGTATCAAGTACTTAACAGACAACCTTCACCGGACACTAACATTACAAGAAATGGCCAATCATTTAAATATTTCCCAAAGTTATTTGAGTACAATTTATAAAAAATATTTGAAAAAATCACCGATTGAGTATTTTAATGAGATTAAAATAGAACAGGCATGTAAGTATTTAAAGATGAGTGATTTAAAAATTTATGAAATAGCGAATCAATTAGGCTTCTCTGATCCATATTACTTTTCAAGAGCTTTTAAAAAAGTCACTCAGCTCTCACCACGAGAATATCGTCAAAAGTATAAAGGCTCAGTCTAA
- a CDS encoding aldose epimerase family protein, with amino-acid sequence MIEINETVIKVDNQNELRTYLLITKKLTLHVSNYGASIIDIQTPDKDDCWGSIIVNYPQATDYLKTRSFLGASVGRVAGRIKNGCWGEIQLEQNEEINHLHGGTIGFDNVFWESTMTSDASSTSIIFSKVFPDSQGGYPGNLEMTITYTVKLDGTLTITFNGISDQVTLLNPTNHVYFNLSAGMESTIYTHDLSIGSNYFLPLDTQHLPTGELYFKKYLTENQENLGSILSLTNQHILLEDGLNHPFVLNKNTTSNVILSHKNSGRKVEITTSYPCAVCYTGNHFNDEKFKKYCGVAIECQNFPDVDRLRYFGTNRLAENTIYREVIHYKFY; translated from the coding sequence ATGATAGAAATCAACGAAACTGTGATAAAAGTAGACAATCAGAATGAATTAAGAACATATCTACTAATAACAAAGAAATTGACACTGCATGTTTCTAACTATGGTGCTTCTATTATTGATATCCAAACTCCTGATAAAGACGATTGTTGGGGCAGCATTATTGTAAACTATCCACAAGCGACTGATTATCTAAAGACACGCAGTTTTTTAGGTGCTAGTGTTGGACGAGTGGCTGGTCGAATCAAAAACGGATGTTGGGGAGAAATACAACTAGAACAAAATGAAGAAATCAATCATCTTCATGGTGGAACTATTGGATTCGATAATGTTTTTTGGGAGTCTACAATGACATCAGACGCCTCTAGTACGAGTATTATTTTTTCTAAGGTTTTTCCAGATAGTCAAGGTGGTTATCCGGGGAATTTGGAAATGACAATTACCTATACAGTTAAGCTAGATGGTACCTTAACAATTACATTCAATGGCATCTCAGACCAAGTAACGTTACTAAATCCGACAAATCATGTGTATTTTAACTTAAGCGCTGGTATGGAATCTACAATCTACACACATGATTTATCTATTGGCAGCAATTATTTTTTGCCTTTAGACACACAGCATTTACCAACGGGGGAGCTTTACTTTAAAAAATATTTAACAGAAAATCAAGAAAATTTAGGGTCAATTTTATCATTGACTAATCAACATATTTTACTAGAAGATGGTTTGAATCATCCATTTGTTTTAAACAAAAATACTACATCAAATGTGATATTATCCCATAAAAATAGCGGTCGGAAAGTAGAAATAACAACATCTTATCCTTGTGCTGTCTGCTATACCGGAAATCATTTTAATGATGAAAAATTCAAAAAATATTGTGGTGTTGCAATAGAATGTCAAAATTTCCCTGATGTAGACCGATTAAGATATTTCGGAACTAACCGACTTGCTGAAAATACTATTTATCGAGAGGTAATTCACTATAAATTTTATTAA
- the nrdR gene encoding transcriptional regulator NrdR encodes MQCPKCHYNGSRVVDSRPADEGRSIRRRRECEECGFRFTTFERIEVTPLLVIKKNGAREEFSRDKVLRGLIRSAEKRPVSMEQMEQVVDHVENRVRNQGENEVSTTLIGEYVMEELVNLDEISYIRFASVYRQFKDMSVFLKELQEIIDKEK; translated from the coding sequence ATGCAATGTCCTAAATGCCACTATAATGGCTCACGCGTTGTCGACAGTCGACCTGCAGATGAAGGTCGTTCTATTCGACGAAGACGTGAATGTGAAGAGTGTGGATTTCGTTTTACTACATTTGAGCGAATTGAAGTAACACCTTTATTGGTGATTAAAAAGAATGGGGCACGAGAAGAATTTAGTCGAGATAAAGTATTACGCGGCTTAATTCGTTCAGCTGAAAAACGACCTGTATCTATGGAACAAATGGAACAAGTCGTTGATCATGTTGAAAATAGAGTGCGTAACCAAGGAGAAAATGAGGTATCAACGACTTTAATTGGTGAATACGTTATGGAAGAATTAGTCAATTTAGATGAGATTTCTTACATCCGTTTTGCTAGTGTTTACCGTCAATTTAAAGATATGAGTGTCTTTTTAAAAGAATTACAAGAAATTATTGATAAAGAAAAGTAA
- a CDS encoding DUF5107 domain-containing protein — MNNVLVKEELISMPTYLTAKPDKNPLFFEKRVYQGSSGKIYPHAMTEKILDEKVDVDYPAVILENDYLKVVILPTLGGRIQRAYDKTNNYDFVYYNQVIKPALVGLIGPWISGGIEFNWPQHHRPSTYMPTEYHVDENEDGSKTVWVSDIDKMYGTKGMAGFTLYPDKAYIEITGKVNNLTDTPQTFLWWANPAVPANDHTASIFPPDVHAVMDHGKRAVSDFPIATGTYYKYDYSDGVDISRYKNIKVPTSYMAHHSNYDFIGNYDESKKAGLLHVANHHISPGKKQWVWGNSDFGIAWDRNLTDEDGPYVELMTGVFTDNQPDFTWLKPYEEKEFQQYFMPYKGVGRVKNATIDGAVNLEIKDGRLSYACYTTSQQDNLKLVITHKETIIFEECFDLTPATYHEGELLSPQETMTSDLMIQLFDQTNRLIVDYIGVDETISELPEPAEALPVPEKLKTTEELFLAATHIEQYRHATLDARDYYLEGLRRDPEDIRLNNGYGLNLYRRGLIEESEKHFEKAVAKQKWKSPNPYYGEPLFNLGLAQLQLGKINQAIDSFYKATWNEDTQSSAFYYLAMIDSRQMKWSGALKHLNRSLIKNWHHLKARHLILAIQRLTQVTSDFNSNFAIDPLYLGFHFEKYLVDTTYDWQKYMRNEVNNYLELALDYINWGLFNDAITVLTHAPQESPLVHYYLAFAKLNLGQVEEARQSVKLAEMAPSDYCFPNKLLEIPILGAAIDLLPNDTGFAKYYLGNLFYDKKRYDEAIKLWEQATREIPEFPTVFRNLSMAYYNRQDDLDKALSMIDVAFNLDTTDARVLLEKDILLKISQASVDTRLEILEQYHETTKDRDDLFLTYLGLLSTKKSFKQAYDLMMSRQFHPWEGGEGKASGQYMFNLIELAKEMMVDQPELAIDLLKQSQTYPENLGEGKLPNVQDNISDYFIARIYEAQGQKNLATEYYRKAALGTSQPESVLYYYDQPADSILYRGLAENKLGNTKAANKWFHQLIRYGETNIFKDISYDYFAVSMPETVVFKRDLTKENQIYCKYLIALGNLGLGDKEKARHLLMDVVTEVPDHQGALSHLWLIDNQSL; from the coding sequence ATGAATAATGTACTTGTAAAAGAAGAGCTAATTAGTATGCCAACCTATTTAACGGCAAAACCAGATAAAAATCCATTATTCTTTGAAAAAAGAGTCTATCAAGGAAGTAGCGGGAAAATTTATCCCCATGCTATGACAGAAAAAATTTTAGATGAAAAAGTTGATGTCGATTATCCTGCAGTAATTCTTGAAAATGATTATCTGAAAGTTGTCATTTTACCGACACTTGGAGGTCGTATTCAAAGAGCTTATGATAAAACTAATAATTACGATTTTGTCTATTATAACCAAGTAATCAAGCCAGCATTAGTTGGTTTAATCGGACCATGGATTTCTGGAGGAATTGAATTTAACTGGCCACAACATCATCGTCCATCAACTTATATGCCAACAGAGTACCATGTTGATGAAAATGAAGATGGTAGTAAAACAGTTTGGGTTAGTGATATTGATAAAATGTATGGGACAAAAGGTATGGCTGGATTCACACTATATCCTGATAAAGCGTATATTGAAATTACAGGGAAAGTTAATAATTTGACAGATACCCCACAAACTTTTTTATGGTGGGCGAATCCTGCTGTACCAGCTAATGATCACACAGCTTCAATTTTCCCACCAGATGTCCACGCAGTGATGGACCATGGTAAACGAGCAGTATCAGATTTTCCGATTGCAACTGGAACTTATTATAAATACGATTACTCAGATGGCGTAGATATCTCTCGCTATAAAAATATCAAAGTACCGACTTCTTATATGGCACATCATTCAAATTATGACTTTATTGGTAATTATGATGAATCAAAAAAAGCTGGATTATTACATGTTGCTAATCATCATATTTCACCAGGTAAAAAACAATGGGTTTGGGGAAATAGTGACTTTGGTATTGCCTGGGATCGTAATTTAACTGATGAAGATGGGCCATATGTAGAGTTAATGACTGGTGTTTTTACGGATAACCAACCAGACTTCACATGGTTAAAACCCTATGAAGAAAAAGAATTTCAACAATACTTTATGCCTTATAAGGGTGTCGGTCGAGTTAAAAACGCAACCATTGACGGTGCTGTCAACTTAGAAATTAAAGACGGGCGTTTAAGTTATGCGTGCTATACAACTAGTCAACAAGATAATTTGAAGTTAGTTATTACTCATAAAGAGACAATCATTTTTGAGGAATGCTTTGATTTAACTCCTGCAACATATCATGAAGGAGAGCTTTTAAGTCCTCAAGAAACAATGACCTCTGATTTAATGATTCAATTATTTGATCAAACTAATCGTCTTATTGTCGACTATATTGGTGTTGATGAAACAATTAGTGAATTACCAGAACCAGCTGAAGCACTCCCAGTTCCTGAAAAATTGAAAACAACGGAAGAATTATTCTTAGCTGCGACACATATTGAACAGTATCGTCATGCGACTTTAGATGCGCGTGATTACTACTTAGAAGGTTTAAGACGTGATCCAGAAGATATCCGTTTGAATAATGGTTATGGACTAAATCTATACAGACGTGGACTAATTGAAGAAAGTGAAAAACATTTTGAAAAAGCTGTCGCAAAACAAAAATGGAAATCACCTAATCCATACTATGGTGAGCCATTATTCAATTTAGGTTTAGCTCAGCTTCAATTAGGCAAAATTAATCAAGCGATTGATAGTTTTTATAAAGCGACTTGGAATGAAGACACACAATCTTCGGCATTCTATTATTTAGCAATGATTGATTCACGACAAATGAAGTGGTCAGGAGCATTAAAACATTTAAATCGTAGTTTAATAAAAAATTGGCATCATTTGAAAGCGCGTCATTTAATTCTTGCAATTCAACGATTAACTCAAGTTACGAGTGATTTTAACAGTAATTTTGCTATTGATCCTTTATATTTAGGTTTCCATTTTGAAAAATACTTAGTTGATACAACTTATGATTGGCAAAAATACATGCGCAATGAAGTCAATAATTATCTTGAACTAGCGCTAGATTATATTAACTGGGGACTGTTTAATGATGCGATTACCGTTTTAACACACGCACCACAAGAGAGTCCGTTAGTACATTATTACTTAGCATTCGCTAAATTGAATTTAGGTCAAGTAGAAGAGGCTAGACAATCCGTCAAATTGGCTGAGATGGCTCCGTCTGATTACTGTTTCCCAAATAAATTATTAGAAATACCAATTTTGGGAGCAGCCATCGATTTATTGCCGAATGATACTGGCTTTGCTAAATATTATTTAGGCAACTTGTTTTATGATAAAAAACGGTATGACGAAGCAATCAAATTATGGGAGCAAGCAACTAGAGAAATCCCGGAATTTCCAACTGTCTTCAGAAATTTATCAATGGCGTATTACAATCGTCAAGATGACCTAGACAAAGCTCTATCAATGATCGATGTTGCATTTAACTTAGACACAACAGATGCACGTGTTTTATTGGAAAAAGATATTTTATTGAAAATCAGCCAAGCTTCAGTTGATACACGTCTAGAAATTTTAGAACAATATCATGAAACGACAAAAGACCGAGACGATTTATTCTTAACTTATTTAGGGTTGTTAAGTACTAAAAAATCATTTAAGCAAGCGTATGATTTAATGATGTCACGACAATTCCATCCTTGGGAAGGTGGAGAAGGTAAAGCATCTGGTCAGTACATGTTTAATTTAATTGAACTTGCAAAAGAGATGATGGTAGACCAACCAGAGCTAGCGATTGACTTATTAAAACAGTCTCAAACGTATCCTGAAAATCTTGGTGAAGGTAAGTTGCCTAATGTGCAAGATAATATCTCTGATTATTTTATAGCCAGAATTTACGAAGCTCAGGGACAAAAAAATTTAGCGACTGAATATTATCGAAAAGCAGCTCTTGGTACTAGCCAACCAGAAAGTGTCCTTTATTATTATGATCAACCAGCAGATTCAATTTTATATCGTGGACTGGCTGAAAACAAATTAGGTAATACTAAAGCGGCTAATAAATGGTTCCATCAATTAATTCGTTACGGTGAGACAAATATCTTTAAAGATATTTCTTATGATTATTTTGCTGTATCAATGCCAGAAACAGTAGTCTTTAAACGCGATCTAACTAAAGAAAATCAAATATACTGCAAGTACCTAATTGCTTTGGGTAACTTGGGATTAGGTGATAAAGAAAAAGCCAGACATTTATTAATGGACGTTGTTACAGAAGTTCCAGATCATCAAGGGGCATTAAGTCACTTATGGTTAATTGACAATCAGTCACTTTAA
- the dnaI gene encoding primosomal protein DnaI produces the protein MNNIGKELGQKMTNKSRMEKFQKLRQITFEDADVKAFIDKHRDVLTEDDVEKSLSKLFEFIQEKRKFQLNDPTMFAPGYEPQLFLNFHYIDVTYVPTKDLLEQKRQQEIKNRVKAVDMPKDIQEATLSGFEMTTERKEALQLALKFINDYEDNPKAFHQGLYLQGAFGVGKTYLLGAIANTLAEKGYRTTLIHFPTFAVEMKNSIKTDNVFDKLDTIKKSPILMIDDIGADAMSSWVRDDILGVILQYRMQEQLPTFFSSNFDRQQLEHEHLRVTQRGEDEPMKAKRIMERIRYLTKEVNMIGQNRRNY, from the coding sequence GTGAATAATATAGGGAAAGAACTTGGACAAAAAATGACCAACAAATCAAGAATGGAAAAATTCCAAAAATTAAGACAAATTACCTTTGAGGATGCTGACGTTAAAGCATTTATTGACAAACATCGAGATGTTTTGACTGAAGATGATGTTGAAAAAAGTTTATCCAAATTGTTTGAGTTTATTCAAGAAAAACGCAAGTTCCAGTTAAATGATCCGACCATGTTTGCTCCTGGCTATGAACCACAGTTATTTTTAAATTTTCACTATATCGATGTAACGTATGTTCCAACAAAAGATTTACTAGAGCAAAAACGTCAACAAGAGATTAAAAATCGCGTGAAAGCTGTGGACATGCCAAAAGATATTCAAGAAGCAACTCTTAGTGGCTTTGAGATGACGACTGAACGTAAAGAAGCATTGCAACTGGCCTTAAAATTTATTAATGATTACGAAGATAATCCTAAAGCTTTTCATCAAGGGCTTTATTTACAAGGGGCCTTTGGCGTTGGTAAAACGTATTTGTTAGGGGCAATTGCTAATACATTAGCAGAAAAAGGATATCGTACCACATTAATCCATTTTCCAACTTTTGCGGTTGAAATGAAAAATTCAATTAAGACAGATAATGTATTTGATAAATTAGATACTATTAAAAAATCCCCAATTCTAATGATTGATGACATTGGGGCAGATGCTATGAGTAGTTGGGTTCGAGATGATATTCTTGGTGTCATTTTACAATATCGCATGCAAGAACAATTACCAACATTTTTTTCTTCTAATTTTGATAGGCAACAATTAGAACATGAACATTTACGTGTCACACAACGTGGAGAAGACGAACCAATGAAAGCCAAAAGAATTATGGAAAGAATACGTTACCTCACAAAAGAAGTAAATATGATTGGTCAAAACCGACGAAATTATTAA
- a CDS encoding PTS system mannose/fructose/sorbose family transporter subunit IID, whose amino-acid sequence MTNSKYKLTKKDFNQINRRSLLGFQLGWNYERMQGSGYLFTILPQLRKIYGDGTPELKEMMKTHAQFFNTSNFLNTLVTGIDLAIEEKEGIASKDTVSGLKTGLMGPFAAIGDSIFGALWPTIFGAVAANMASNGNPVGMLIWVLANVLVMVFRWKQLQFAYKEGVSLVTTMQHKLTAITDAATIMGVFMVGALVATMINVKIAYAPQIGDLTVNIQNSLDMILPKLVPLTIVGLVYWLLGRKKMTSTRAIFIVLFVSIALSALGIISK is encoded by the coding sequence ATGACGAACTCTAAATATAAATTAACTAAAAAAGATTTTAATCAAATTAACCGTCGTAGTCTATTAGGTTTTCAATTAGGTTGGAACTATGAAAGAATGCAAGGATCGGGTTACTTATTTACTATTTTACCGCAACTCCGCAAAATTTATGGTGACGGTACACCAGAATTAAAAGAAATGATGAAAACACATGCACAATTCTTTAATACCAGTAACTTCTTAAATACATTAGTAACAGGTATTGATTTAGCCATTGAAGAAAAAGAAGGTATTGCATCAAAAGATACAGTATCTGGTTTGAAAACTGGACTAATGGGTCCTTTCGCAGCAATTGGAGACTCTATTTTCGGTGCATTATGGCCAACAATTTTTGGGGCAGTGGCTGCAAATATGGCATCAAATGGTAATCCTGTCGGCATGTTAATTTGGGTCTTAGCCAACGTGCTAGTCATGGTTTTTAGGTGGAAACAGCTTCAATTCGCTTATAAGGAAGGTGTATCTTTAGTAACTACTATGCAACATAAATTAACCGCTATTACCGATGCAGCAACGATTATGGGGGTATTCATGGTCGGAGCATTAGTAGCAACTATGATTAATGTTAAAATAGCTTATGCACCACAGATTGGTGATTTAACGGTTAATATCCAAAATAGTTTGGATATGATTTTACCAAAACTAGTACCATTAACTATCGTAGGTTTAGTTTACTGGTTATTAGGACGTAAAAAAATGACATCTACTAGAGCAATCTTCATTGTCTTGTTTGTTTCAATTGCTTTATCTGCTCTAGGGATTATTAGTAAATAA
- a CDS encoding PTS sugar transporter subunit IIB — MITGVRIDGRLIHGQVANLWIPKLGITRVMVVDNDIVNSQIEKQSLKLATPSGVKISVLTAEKAATNILAGRYDSQKVLIVVKKPSVLVELVNLGVPLEIVNVGNMSRVEGSKSITKSVNVLEKDIEDFEYLDSKGVKLVHQMVPSDNESSFITLLKNHKIRECNTWKSYGGKYY, encoded by the coding sequence ATGATTACAGGAGTACGAATTGATGGCCGATTAATCCACGGACAGGTAGCGAATCTTTGGATACCTAAACTAGGGATTACTCGAGTGATGGTTGTTGACAACGATATTGTTAATAGCCAAATTGAAAAACAGAGTTTAAAATTAGCAACACCATCTGGAGTTAAAATCAGTGTGTTAACAGCTGAAAAAGCAGCGACTAATATTTTAGCAGGACGTTACGATTCACAAAAAGTTTTAATTGTTGTAAAAAAACCAAGTGTTCTAGTTGAATTAGTTAATTTGGGTGTACCACTTGAAATTGTCAATGTAGGTAACATGTCACGAGTAGAAGGGTCTAAATCAATTACTAAATCAGTGAATGTCTTAGAAAAAGATATTGAAGATTTTGAGTATCTAGATTCTAAGGGAGTTAAGTTGGTACATCAAATGGTTCCATCTGATAATGAAAGTAGTTTTATTACTTTATTAAAAAATCATAAAATAAGGGAGTGTAACACATGGAAATCCTATGGTGGCAAATATTATTAA
- a CDS encoding replication initiation and membrane attachment family protein — MHEAWDKLKPKDNYRVKAISLYNGQDYRTLSTLYLPIIGATAFSLITLFLTEAESSTDSLKTHSSLLDKLDISLPTFYQARLKLEAVGLLKAYTRTSETNHQFLYIVQVPITPDKFLNDDLLSMMLLDRIGQTEFNKLTAHYESIVDDLTHYVDVTANFVKVFPSAAQSMVNHEQELANVKAIFKNMPSSKEEIKLDSQFDWEFFMATIANLGLEKKQFSSELKRVIESFHQLYGINELEMQTFIMKAADYVTNLVDIKKLKQAVYTEYHKRKKQQVSATETPSNLSLSDLQLKTEADKATLRYNTLLREGYSEPEIEVIKMCDQLPPMVFLQALKEQRGGFVSSNERWLIENLTKQSSLPNSVINMLIHYMLVVQDKPSLNQNIANSIANDWAQSETFSPELALTKVKNYQEKKANQPKPKTYRKNQSVRKETLPDWANSDVKKQDTPMSKEELAFFDEQIKRIQEKKAGDS, encoded by the coding sequence TTGCATGAAGCCTGGGATAAATTAAAACCCAAAGATAATTACAGAGTTAAAGCCATCTCTTTATATAATGGTCAAGACTACCGCACACTTTCCACTTTATATTTACCAATTATTGGAGCAACGGCTTTTTCTTTGATAACTTTATTTCTAACTGAAGCCGAATCGTCTACGGATAGCTTGAAAACGCACAGTAGCTTGTTAGACAAGTTAGATATCAGCTTGCCAACATTTTACCAAGCTCGGCTAAAACTAGAAGCAGTTGGCCTTTTGAAAGCATATACGCGTACTAGTGAGACAAACCATCAGTTTTTATATATTGTCCAAGTACCTATTACACCAGATAAGTTTCTAAATGATGATTTACTAAGTATGATGTTATTAGATAGAATTGGACAAACTGAATTTAATAAGTTGACGGCCCACTATGAAAGCATTGTAGATGACTTGACGCATTATGTTGATGTGACTGCTAATTTTGTTAAAGTATTCCCATCTGCTGCCCAATCAATGGTCAACCATGAACAGGAACTAGCTAACGTTAAAGCAATTTTCAAAAACATGCCATCATCAAAAGAAGAAATTAAACTAGATAGTCAATTTGACTGGGAATTTTTTATGGCAACCATTGCTAACCTTGGACTAGAAAAAAAACAATTTTCAAGTGAATTAAAACGTGTGATTGAATCATTTCATCAACTTTATGGTATCAATGAACTAGAAATGCAAACTTTTATTATGAAAGCTGCAGATTATGTAACCAATCTAGTAGATATAAAAAAATTAAAACAAGCCGTTTATACAGAGTATCATAAACGCAAAAAACAACAAGTCTCTGCTACTGAAACACCATCCAATCTTTCTTTGTCAGACTTACAACTAAAGACAGAAGCAGATAAAGCGACTTTACGTTATAATACATTACTTAGGGAAGGGTATAGTGAACCGGAAATTGAAGTCATAAAAATGTGTGACCAATTACCACCAATGGTTTTTCTACAAGCACTTAAAGAACAACGTGGTGGCTTTGTTTCGTCGAATGAGCGCTGGCTAATAGAAAATTTAACGAAACAGTCTAGTTTGCCGAATAGTGTGATAAATATGTTAATTCACTATATGTTAGTTGTTCAAGATAAACCATCTTTAAATCAAAATATTGCGAATTCAATTGCTAATGACTGGGCTCAATCTGAAACTTTCTCACCAGAATTGGCGTTGACTAAGGTGAAAAATTATCAAGAGAAAAAAGCTAATCAGCCTAAGCCTAAAACGTATCGTAAAAACCAATCTGTGCGTAAAGAGACGCTTCCAGATTGGGCAAATTCTGATGTGAAAAAACAGGATACTCCAATGTCTAAAGAAGAATTGGCATTTTTTGATGAACAAATTAAACGAATTCAAGAAAAGAAAGCAGGTGATTCATAG
- a CDS encoding PTS sugar transporter subunit IIA has protein sequence MTSIILISHGSLCEGLKESVEMILGPQENIHTVSLLPDEEGSDFADKFDRLTSELDGDYVVFADLLGGTPANVITNKIMVGETIEAYAGMNLPMLIAYLNSEMLGEPFDLEKTKTNSVDITKYIKERLG, from the coding sequence ATGACATCAATTATTTTAATTAGTCACGGATCATTATGCGAAGGCTTAAAAGAAAGTGTTGAAATGATTTTAGGGCCACAAGAAAATATTCATACGGTATCACTACTACCTGATGAGGAAGGCAGTGATTTTGCAGACAAATTTGACCGCCTAACATCTGAATTAGATGGTGATTATGTTGTTTTCGCTGATTTATTGGGGGGAACACCAGCTAATGTGATTACAAATAAAATTATGGTTGGAGAAACAATTGAAGCTTATGCAGGTATGAATTTACCAATGCTTATTGCCTATCTAAATAGCGAGATGCTGGGAGAGCCGTTTGATTTAGAAAAAACTAAAACAAACAGTGTCGATATAACAAAATATATTAAAGAACGTTTAGGCTAA